A region of the Pseudarthrobacter sp. MM222 genome:
TCCGGCCCAGTCCTTTCGCCGCCATGGCTACGGCCTCCACAACGCTGGAGGCGGCACCCTCGAGGTACGGCTCCACATAGCCGGCCAGCCGCGAATTGGCCGCCCGTGAGTCCGCCGGAATGTGCCCGCGGTATTTTCCGCTCAGCACGCCGCGGCCCACCGGCCCCCACGCCAGCAGGCCGAGGCCGGCGTCCTCGATTGCCGGAATCAGTTCGGCTTCCGGGGTGCGGTGCACCAGGGAGTATTCGGACTGGTTGGCGACGAGCGGGAACCCGGCCACCGCTGCGGCCTTGGCGGTCTGCCAACCGTTGAAGTTGGAGACGCCCACGTACCGGGCCCGGCCGGAGCGCAGGGCAAACTCGAGCGCCGAGAGGGTCTCCTCGAGCGGGACGTTGGGATCCCATGCCTGCGCGAACCAGATGTCTACGTGGTCGGTCCCAAGCCTGGCCAGGCTGGCGTCCAGCGCGGACAGCATCCCATTCCGGGAGGTGTCGACGCTCCGGCGCCCGTCCGACGTCGAAAGTCCTGCCTTCGTGGAGAGAACCACCTCGGAGCGGGCCACGACGTCGCCGAGCATGGAGCCCAGCATGGCCTCGGCCTGGCCGCCGGCGTACGATGCTGCCGTATCGATCAGGGTGCCTCCCGCGTCCACGAACCCGCGAAGCAGGCCGGAGGCTTCCTGATCATCGGTCTCCCGGGCCCAGGACATGGTGCCAAGGGCGAGGGCGGACACGCGCAACCCACTGTTGCCGACATAACGCTGCTGCATGTCAGCAAGCTTACGGGGATTCGGAATGGTTGATGACGTAGGGTCTATAAACGTGAACTGGTTTGAAGCGGCCCTGCTGGGCCTTGTCCAAGGCCTGACAGAATTCCTGCCGATCTCCTCAAGCGCCCACCTGCGGATTGTCGGGTCCTTCCTGCCCAATGCGGCCGACCCCGGCGCGGCGTTTACCGCCATCACGCAGCTTGGCACCGAAACCGCCGTGATCATCTACTTCTGGCGCGACATTGTGCGGATCGTGAAGGCCTGGTTCGGTTCGCTCCGCGGCAGGGTCTCCCGGCAGGACCCGGACGCGCGGATGGGCTGGCTGGTGATCCTGGGCAGCCTGCCGATCATCGTCCTGGGGCTGCTGTTCCAGGACCAGATCGAGTCGGTGCTCCGCAGCCTCTGGATTGTTGCCACCACCTTGATCGTGTTCGGACTGTTCCTGGCCGTCGCCGACGCCATCGGGCGCCAGGACCGCGACCTCACCCGGCTCACCTACAAACACGGCCTTCTTTACGGACTCGCCCAGGCGATGGCCTTGATCCCGGGCGTCTCACGCTCCGGCGGCACCATCACGGCAGGCCTGCTGATGGGCTACACCCGGGAGGCCGCGGCGCGCTACTCGTTCCTGCTGGCCATCCCCGCGGTGTTCGGCAGCGGCCTCTACCAGCTCTACAAGGTGGTCTCCAAGGAAGGAATCACCGGACCCTACGGCCTGCCCGAAACGGCCCTCGCCACCGTCATCGCCCTGGTGGTGGGTTACGTCATCATCGGCTGGTTCCTGAAATTCATCTCGACCCGCAGTTACCGCCTGTTCGTCTGGTACCGCATCTTCCTTGGCCTCGCGCTGTATCTGCTGCTCGGTTTCAATGTCATCAGCGCCTAGCACTAGGCTTGGGCTGTGAAGTCCTGGATCTCCCGCCCTGTTCCCCAACTCCCGGGCAGCATGCCTGCCCTCAGCCTTTTCGACACCGCCAAGGGCGGAATAGCCACCCTTGAAGCCTCGGGCGAACAGTCGTTGTATGTCTGCGGGATCACCCCGTATGACGCCACCCACATGGGCCACGCGGCCAGCTATGTTGCCTTTGACCTGCTGAACCGGGCCTGGCGGGACGGCGGGCAGCAGGTCTCCTACGTCCAGAACGTCACCGACGTCGATGACCCGCTGCTGGAGCGGGCGACGGCGACCGGTGTGGACTGGCGAGACCTAGCGGCCAGCCAGATCGAACTCTTTCAGACGGACATGGAAGCCCTCAACGTGCTGGCACCGGATCACTATATCGGCGCCGTCGAAGCGATTCCCATCATCGTTCCCGCGATCGAGGGCCTGCTGGCGCGGGGCCTCGCGTACCGCGTGCCCGGCCTCGACGGCGAACCCGACGGCGACGTTTATTACGACGTCGAAGCCGCCGGCAAGCACGCCCCGGAGGTCGACGACGCGTGGACGCTGGGTGCCATTTCCGGCCTGTCGGACGCCGAGATGCTGGAACTTTTCGCCGAACGGGGCGGGGACCCCGGCCGTGCCGGCAAGCGCCAGGCGCTGGATCCGCTGCTGTGGAGGGTTGCCCGGTCCGGGGAACCAAGTTGGCCCGGCGGCGGGCTGGGGGAGGGGCGTCCCGGCTGGCACATCGAATGCACCGTCATCGCCCAGAAGTACCTTCCGGCGCCGTTCACCGTTCAGGGCGGCGGTTCGGACCTGATTTTTCCGCATCATGAGATGGGTGCAGGCCATGCCTACTCCCTGGCCGGCGTGCCGCTGGCCCGCCATTTCGCCCATGCCGGGATGGTCGGGCTCGACGGCGAAAAAATGAGCAAGTCCAAAGGCAACCTTGTCCTGGTTTCCCGGCTGCGCGCCGACGGCGAGGAGCCGGGCGCGATCCGTCTGGCTATCCTGGCCCATCATTACCGCACGGACTGGTCCTGGACCGACGCGGGATTCACCGAGGCCAAGGAGCGGCTTCGTAACTGGCGCGAGGCTCTGTCGCAGGCACCGGAAGGTTCGGCCGCCCCGCTCGTCGCCCGGATGCGGGATGCGCTGTCCAACGACCTCGATGCCCCGGGTGCTCTCACGGCCGTTGACGACTGGGCCCGCGCGGCCCGGCAGGGCGGCGGCAACGCCGCAGCCGGAGACGCAGCCCTCGTGAGCGACGCCGTCAACGCGCTGCTCGGCGTCGAGCTCTAAGGCTTGTCCTTGCCGCGGCGCTTGAGGTAACGCTCAAACTCGCGCGCGATCGACTCACCGCTGGCCTCGGGAAGGTCGGCGGTGTCCTTCGCTTCCTCCAGCTGGCGGACGTAGGCGGCGATCTCGGGGTCCTCGGTAGCCAGCTCGTCCACGCCGCGCTCCCACGCGTCCGACTCCTCGACCAGCTCCTGGGTGTCCAGCGGAACCTGGAGCAGTTCCTCGATGCGGTGCAGCAACGCCAGTTGGGCCTTGGGCGAGGGCGCCTGCGCCACGTAGTGCGGCACGGCCGCCCATAGGGACACGGTGGGCAGCCCGGCCAGCAGCGACACCTCCGCCAGGACTCCGACGATCCCCACCGGACCTTCATACTGCGAAGCCTCGAGGTTCATCCGCTCGCGCAGGGCCGCGTCGTCAGTGGAGGCGCTGACCGGGATCGGCCGGCTGTGCGGTACGTCAGCGAGCAGGGCGCCGACCAGGATCACGTAATCCACAGCGAGGGCCTCCGCGTGGACCAGCAGTTCAGCGGTGTAGGCGCGCCATTTATAGGACGGCTCCGTGCCCTGGACAAATATGACGTCCACGTTGGAGTCCGGCACGCTGGCCTTGAAGATCCGGGTGGACGGCCACTTGATCTTCCGCTCCCCGGAGGAGGTCCGGCGGATCGTCGGGCGGGTGAACTGGAAGTCGTAGTACTCGTCGGCGTCGATCGATCCGGCTTTCTTGCCGCCCCACAACTTGTTCAGGTAGCGCAACGCGTCACTTGCGGCCTCACCGGCGTCGTTCCAGCCTTCGAAGGCGGCAAGCATCACAGTGATGCGCTGACCCTCGGGCACCGGCTGCAGAAGCCGCTCCGGCTCGGGCACGCCGCCCGCCTCCGTTGTGTCTCCCTCGAAGCTATTCATTTCTTCACCCTACGTCCAAGCACCCGGCCCCCGCATGGAATGAAGCGCCGGAAAT
Encoded here:
- a CDS encoding aldo/keto reductase — encoded protein: MQQRYVGNSGLRVSALALGTMSWARETDDQEASGLLRGFVDAGGTLIDTAASYAGGQAEAMLGSMLGDVVARSEVVLSTKAGLSTSDGRRSVDTSRNGMLSALDASLARLGTDHVDIWFAQAWDPNVPLEETLSALEFALRSGRARYVGVSNFNGWQTAKAAAVAGFPLVANQSEYSLVHRTPEAELIPAIEDAGLGLLAWGPVGRGVLSGKYRGHIPADSRAANSRLAGYVEPYLEGAASSVVEAVAMAAKGLGRTALDVSLSWLLSQHGVAAAILGARTTVQLKEALDSTLAPLPPEIAQALEDVSNPA
- a CDS encoding undecaprenyl-diphosphate phosphatase, which produces MNWFEAALLGLVQGLTEFLPISSSAHLRIVGSFLPNAADPGAAFTAITQLGTETAVIIYFWRDIVRIVKAWFGSLRGRVSRQDPDARMGWLVILGSLPIIVLGLLFQDQIESVLRSLWIVATTLIVFGLFLAVADAIGRQDRDLTRLTYKHGLLYGLAQAMALIPGVSRSGGTITAGLLMGYTREAAARYSFLLAIPAVFGSGLYQLYKVVSKEGITGPYGLPETALATVIALVVGYVIIGWFLKFISTRSYRLFVWYRIFLGLALYLLLGFNVISA
- the mshC gene encoding cysteine--1-D-myo-inosityl 2-amino-2-deoxy-alpha-D-glucopyranoside ligase, encoding MKSWISRPVPQLPGSMPALSLFDTAKGGIATLEASGEQSLYVCGITPYDATHMGHAASYVAFDLLNRAWRDGGQQVSYVQNVTDVDDPLLERATATGVDWRDLAASQIELFQTDMEALNVLAPDHYIGAVEAIPIIVPAIEGLLARGLAYRVPGLDGEPDGDVYYDVEAAGKHAPEVDDAWTLGAISGLSDAEMLELFAERGGDPGRAGKRQALDPLLWRVARSGEPSWPGGGLGEGRPGWHIECTVIAQKYLPAPFTVQGGGSDLIFPHHEMGAGHAYSLAGVPLARHFAHAGMVGLDGEKMSKSKGNLVLVSRLRADGEEPGAIRLAILAHHYRTDWSWTDAGFTEAKERLRNWREALSQAPEGSAAPLVARMRDALSNDLDAPGALTAVDDWARAARQGGGNAAAGDAALVSDAVNALLGVEL
- a CDS encoding PAC2 family protein; translated protein: MNSFEGDTTEAGGVPEPERLLQPVPEGQRITVMLAAFEGWNDAGEAASDALRYLNKLWGGKKAGSIDADEYYDFQFTRPTIRRTSSGERKIKWPSTRIFKASVPDSNVDVIFVQGTEPSYKWRAYTAELLVHAEALAVDYVILVGALLADVPHSRPIPVSASTDDAALRERMNLEASQYEGPVGIVGVLAEVSLLAGLPTVSLWAAVPHYVAQAPSPKAQLALLHRIEELLQVPLDTQELVEESDAWERGVDELATEDPEIAAYVRQLEEAKDTADLPEASGESIAREFERYLKRRGKDKP